The following are from one region of the candidate division KSB1 bacterium genome:
- a CDS encoding protoglobin domain-containing protein, with product MKETLQQAVTLTGFSEQDMQILKKSASKTQKWADFIVKEFYDTLFAYGPTAGVFKEGERPDRETTLRNWYLEVTSGNIDDKFWRHQWFVGLIHIKRRVSNNFMLGMTSRVQQLFLTKCMEDFTPKEAIIVFGAFKRVTDVVATLIADGYFINYVESLENVLGFKRALVEVLLDMEIDKRIAESRPQK from the coding sequence ATGAAAGAAACGCTGCAACAGGCTGTAACTTTGACGGGCTTCTCAGAACAAGACATGCAAATACTGAAAAAGTCCGCTTCCAAAACACAAAAGTGGGCCGACTTTATTGTCAAGGAATTTTATGACACCCTGTTCGCCTATGGCCCGACCGCCGGCGTTTTCAAGGAGGGTGAGCGTCCTGACCGCGAAACCACCTTGCGCAACTGGTATCTGGAAGTGACGAGCGGCAACATCGATGACAAGTTCTGGCGACACCAGTGGTTTGTCGGCTTGATCCACATCAAACGCCGGGTTTCAAATAATTTCATGCTGGGAATGACGAGTCGGGTTCAACAACTGTTCCTGACGAAATGCATGGAAGACTTCACGCCCAAGGAAGCGATCATCGTTTTTGGCGCCTTCAAACGCGTGACCGACGTGGTGGCAACACTCATTGCCGACGGCTACTTCATCAATTATGTCGAATCATTGGAAAACGTCCTGGGTTTCAAGCGAGCGCTGGTCGAAGTCCTGCTGGATATGGAAATCGACAAACGGATCGCCGAAAGCCGGCCCCAGAAATAG
- a CDS encoding ATP/GTP-binding protein codes for MTTIQPPGASLAAHFNEAEFNRALKIVVTGPFGSGKTRFIGTVSDIKTLQTEVPCTAAKESDKLMTTVALDFGMVRLNPGATAYLFGTPGQARFEFMWEILATGMQGLIFLVDSTDADSFEEARVMLDYFCNCHPVPLVVGANKQDLMRAQPPETIRSALALPPEVPILPINAVQKESAMQAVRAVAAMLHRQR; via the coding sequence ATGACGACCATCCAGCCTCCCGGCGCCTCGCTTGCGGCCCATTTCAACGAGGCGGAGTTTAACCGTGCGCTCAAAATCGTGGTGACCGGCCCGTTTGGCAGCGGCAAAACCCGGTTCATCGGCACGGTCAGCGACATAAAAACTTTGCAGACCGAAGTGCCATGCACCGCGGCGAAGGAATCTGACAAGCTCATGACGACGGTGGCACTGGATTTCGGCATGGTCAGGCTGAATCCCGGCGCGACGGCATATCTTTTCGGCACACCGGGACAGGCACGCTTCGAATTCATGTGGGAAATTTTGGCCACGGGCATGCAGGGCCTCATCTTTTTGGTGGATAGCACGGATGCCGATAGTTTCGAGGAGGCGCGTGTTATGCTCGATTACTTTTGCAACTGTCATCCCGTGCCGCTCGTGGTGGGCGCGAACAAACAGGATTTGATGCGGGCGCAGCCTCCGGAGACAATACGCTCGGCTTTGGCATTGCCGCCAGAGGTGCCCATCCTTCCAATCAATGCAGTTCAAAAAGAAAGTGCCATGCAAGCCGTGCGGGCTGTCGCGGCAATGTTGCACAGGCAAAGGTGA
- a CDS encoding roadblock/LC7 domain-containing protein: protein MSQVWAQKLIDDTLEKLCEDGFGIEGLGVFSKQGRLVAHNFGDPKVTDEQAEVIAALLLFAKHAKEALRIGTLEELHIEGKKRSLLLYDMQNGVLAVMVGREANIGLVNLETRQAIKQIDEWLSLPA, encoded by the coding sequence GTGAGTCAGGTATGGGCGCAAAAATTGATTGATGACACCCTTGAAAAATTGTGTGAGGATGGTTTCGGCATTGAAGGGCTCGGGGTGTTTTCCAAACAAGGACGACTGGTGGCTCACAACTTTGGCGATCCGAAAGTTACCGACGAACAGGCGGAAGTGATTGCAGCATTACTGCTGTTCGCAAAGCATGCCAAAGAGGCCCTGCGAATCGGCACGCTGGAAGAGCTGCATATAGAAGGGAAAAAACGCTCGCTCCTCCTTTATGACATGCAAAATGGCGTGTTGGCGGTGATGGTTGGCAGGGAGGCCAATATCGGTCTGGTGAACCTCGAGACCCGGCAGGCGATCAAACAAATCGACGAATGGCTCAGCCTCCCGGCTTGA
- the carA gene encoding glutamine-hydrolyzing carbamoyl-phosphate synthase small subunit, whose translation MNAKLVLADGSVFTGTAFGAKASVAGEVVFNTGMVGYPECFTDPSYRGQILTLTYPLIGNYGVPASVAAAGLDSPFESARIQIAGLLVAEHSLEFSHWSARQSLDAWLKANGVPALAGLDTRALTQKLRTHGSMLGKLIHEEEIEAFHDPNRDNLVAQVSVTKPQRYGSGARHVVVIDCGCKNNIIRCLLHRGLTVTLVPWDWPVERERCDGVVISNGPGDPKMCSATIATVRKLLEQDRPLFGICLGSQILGLAAGADTFKLKYGHRSQNQPCVLVGSKRCFITSQNHGYAVDENTLPSDWEPWFFNANDGTNEGIRHRRKPFCGVQFHPEASPGPVDTRFLFDEFVARL comes from the coding sequence ATGAATGCAAAACTTGTTCTGGCAGATGGCAGTGTCTTTACCGGCACGGCCTTCGGTGCCAAGGCTTCGGTCGCCGGCGAAGTCGTTTTCAATACCGGCATGGTCGGTTACCCCGAATGTTTCACCGATCCCTCCTATCGAGGGCAAATTCTTACACTCACCTACCCGCTCATCGGCAATTACGGCGTGCCCGCCAGCGTGGCGGCCGCCGGCCTCGATTCCCCTTTTGAATCGGCGCGCATCCAAATCGCCGGCTTGCTGGTGGCGGAGCATTCGCTCGAATTCAGCCACTGGAGCGCCCGCCAGTCGCTCGATGCCTGGCTGAAGGCGAACGGCGTGCCCGCACTGGCCGGCCTCGACACGCGCGCGCTCACACAAAAGTTGCGCACGCACGGCAGCATGCTGGGCAAGCTCATCCATGAGGAGGAAATAGAAGCGTTTCACGATCCCAACCGCGACAACCTGGTGGCGCAGGTGAGTGTGACCAAACCACAACGCTACGGCAGCGGCGCGCGCCACGTGGTGGTGATCGATTGCGGCTGCAAGAACAACATCATTCGCTGCCTGCTCCACCGCGGGTTGACTGTCACCCTCGTGCCATGGGACTGGCCGGTGGAGCGCGAGCGCTGCGACGGGGTGGTGATTTCGAACGGCCCCGGCGACCCCAAGATGTGCAGTGCCACGATTGCCACTGTGCGGAAGCTGCTGGAGCAGGACCGGCCGCTCTTCGGCATCTGTCTGGGCAGCCAGATTCTCGGCCTGGCAGCGGGCGCGGACACGTTCAAACTGAAATACGGCCATCGCAGCCAGAATCAACCATGCGTGCTGGTGGGCAGCAAGCGTTGTTTCATCACCTCGCAGAATCACGGTTATGCCGTGGATGAAAACACCCTGCCGTCCGATTGGGAGCCCTGGTTCTTCAACGCCAATGACGGCACGAATGAAGGCATTCGCCACCGGCGCAAACCGTTCTGCGGGGTGCAATTCCATCCCGAGGCCTCGCCCGGACCGGTGGACACGAGATTTCTGTTCGATGAGTTTGTGGCGCGCTTGTGA
- a CDS encoding DUF5989 family protein — translation MSKLSILAEFWEFMRVRKKWWLAPIVVVLLALSLLIVLTEGSALAPFIYTLF, via the coding sequence ATGAGCAAACTGTCAATTCTCGCCGAGTTTTGGGAGTTCATGCGGGTGCGCAAGAAATGGTGGCTGGCGCCCATTGTGGTCGTGCTGCTGGCGCTCAGTCTGCTGATCGTGCTCACCGAAGGGTCGGCGCTGGCGCCGTTCATTTACACTCTGTTTTAA
- a CDS encoding phosphatidate cytidylyltransferase, translating into MDWHNLGQRVVVGLICIPLIVSAIWVGRQFFLLFIALVVGLGLYEFYDLARHKQARPQRWLGMAGGVALPVAIYFGYGDLLWLWFTAVVVALLVVELFSRPTGESGPLHNLAITVFGMVYVAGLLSFLVAIRELPRLTGSDYHAAGTWVIMIFAVIWICDTAAYFVGLYFGKRKLFARVSPKKTVAGAVGGFVFAILSALACQRTFVKELTVPDAVVIGVIIGVFGQMSDLVESLFKRDAGLKDSSNLIPGHGGILDRFDSEMLVAPLVYFYLLARNT; encoded by the coding sequence TTGGATTGGCACAATTTGGGACAGCGCGTGGTGGTCGGCCTGATTTGCATTCCGCTGATCGTGTCGGCGATTTGGGTGGGTCGGCAGTTCTTTCTGTTGTTCATCGCCCTGGTGGTTGGGCTGGGCTTGTACGAATTTTATGACCTGGCCCGGCACAAGCAGGCACGGCCGCAGCGCTGGCTCGGCATGGCGGGCGGCGTGGCCCTGCCGGTGGCCATCTACTTCGGCTACGGCGACCTGCTGTGGCTGTGGTTCACAGCGGTGGTGGTGGCGCTGCTGGTCGTGGAGCTGTTCTCCCGGCCCACCGGCGAGAGCGGCCCGCTGCACAATCTTGCGATCACAGTTTTCGGCATGGTTTATGTGGCCGGCCTGCTGTCGTTTCTCGTGGCGATTCGGGAACTGCCCCGCCTGACCGGCAGCGACTACCATGCGGCCGGCACCTGGGTCATCATGATCTTTGCAGTGATTTGGATTTGCGACACCGCCGCCTATTTCGTGGGCCTGTATTTCGGCAAACGCAAACTGTTCGCGCGTGTCAGTCCGAAAAAAACCGTGGCGGGAGCAGTGGGCGGCTTTGTTTTTGCGATTCTGTCGGCGCTCGCCTGTCAGCGGACCTTCGTAAAGGAGCTGACCGTGCCGGATGCCGTGGTCATCGGTGTGATCATCGGCGTGTTCGGACAAATGAGTGACCTGGTGGAATCACTGTTCAAACGCGACGCCGGCTTGAAGGATTCCTCCAATCTCATTCCGGGCCACGGCGGCATCCTCGACCGCTTCGACAGTGAGATGCTGGTGGCGCCGCTGGTTTATTTTTACCTCCTGGCCAGAAACACCTGA